In a genomic window of Cataglyphis hispanica isolate Lineage 1 chromosome 18, ULB_Chis1_1.0, whole genome shotgun sequence:
- the LOC126856435 gene encoding protein ECT2 isoform X4 encodes MEEPSIHGSIGDINSAETTKNYVIPRKKRICLVGAACNDPALNAAAQQFKVPVLKSETGTEYVEDTTYYTYFVFKQFEGPEYHTLCKTPHRILGSTALLQLAEKKEFLPSIKRPMFTQAMIGTVVVFSGFRAREDELRKLANMVLIMGGSIRKEMGIKVTHLIANHCSGDKYRYADTFGLPIMSVEWVIALWNAKDDISSYADNEELIATYKLKPFYGAKVCFSGFPEEEKKHMCEVLEQQGGESTEINDPKCTHVVVDESNVNVLPNLVSVSAFIVKTGWFWTSVQNEAAADEKEYLFEHYLETVLSPTTSSRRNSQQIVASNVTLPKHPYWLGGPLSNILQNGADSPASVSGSFLDCTASPDKQLDGIPEIETVDTENLQKVRENLSKRHQVFLELVETEANYVGILNTIMTLFKLPLENLIGKSGKELLNSTEVKIIFGNFPPIYDVHKQLLEALRCSAANWTEDISIGKIFLKYEPDLVKAYPPYVNFFENTKQMLEECDQNKPRFHAFLKNCQTIPECGRQSLKELLIKPIQRLPSINLLLSDILKRTDKSNPDYSALEASISCIKKVMTYINEDKRKTERQLAMFDIFNEIDNCPPHLVSSHRSFISKCDVMEVTEGLSGRGDHLVLFLFTDTLEICKKRSKAFNSLKSPNTINGLQSNKLNQGKPYKHIKMLSLSAIRKVVDIRETEGYHKLFALVVRGTQELKEKLFSFIITDEEINKANYLQTLCRQMALAVRVADADTLLIRYDSHQLEVGTGDVASGTLKKTIKSLFHNFYLEYMDPYVFLFNSMCETTLHVPLPFASRTRARVGRAFSFNKTPSKLNRAMSTIMSPFGSTQSLPPTNQQIAQMRLGSCNNISELDNGGSSSPNKDDVLVAPMSDQPTRKALSMASLRRL; translated from the exons ATGGAAGAGCCAAGCATTCACGGCAGTATCGGCGATATAAATAGTGCGGAGACAACCAAAA ACTATGTAATACCACGTAAGAAGAGAATATGTTTAGTTGGTGCGGCTTGCAATGATCCTGCACTTAATGCTGCTGCTCAGCAGTTTAAAGTCCCTGTACTTAAGTCTGAAACTGGCACAGAATATGTCGAAGACACTACCTACTATACTTACTTTGTATTCAAACAATTCGAAGGACCTGAATATCATACTTTATGCAAAACTCCTCATAG aatactgGGATCAACAGCTTTGTTGCAATTggcagagaaaaaagaatttttgccTAGTATTAAAAGACCAATGTTCACTCAAGCTATGATAGGTACAGTAGTGGTGTTTAGCGGCTTTCGAGCCAGAGAAGATGAACTG CGCAAGTTAGCTAATATGGTTCTAATTATGGGAGGTAGCATTCGAAAAGAAATGGGCATTAAAGTAACGCATCTTATTGCAAACCATTGCAGCGGAGACAAGTATAGATACGCTGACACATTTGGATTGCCTATTATGTCAGTAGAATGGGTAATAGCATTATGGAATGCCAAAGATGATATCTCCAGTTACGCGGACAATGAGGAACTA ATTGCAACTTATAAATTGAAGCCATTTTATGGGGCAAAAGTATGTTTCTCTGGTTTTcccgaagaagaaaaaaaacatatgtgtGAAGTTCTGGAGCAGCAGGGTGGCGAATCTACCGAGATTAATGATCCGAAATGTACTCATGTT gtTGTAGATGAGTCTAATGTAAATGTACTACCAAATCTGGTCTCAGTATCAGCTTTTATAGTTAAAACTGGATGGTTTTGGACATCTGTACAAAATGAGGCAGCAGCAGAtgagaaagaatatttatttgaacat TATCTAGAAACAGTTTTGTCTCCTACCACATCTAGTAGACGAAATAGTCAACAGATTGTGGCATCAAATGTAACATTACCAAAACATCCTTATTGGTTGGGTGGTccattatctaatatattacaaaatggaGCGGACTCACCAGCCAGTGTTAGCGGAAGTTTTCTCGACTGCACAGCGAGTCCAGATAAACAATTGGATG gTATTCCAGAGATAGAAACTGTTGATAcagaaaatttacagaaagttAGAGAAAATTTGTCCAAGCGCCATCAAGTATTTCTTGAGTTAGTGGAGACTGAAGCCAATTATGTTGGTATTCTCAACACAATTATGACG CTATTCAAATTACCATTGGAAAATCTTATAGGGAAAAGTGGAAAAGAATTGTTAAATAGCACAGaagtaaagattatatttggtAATTTTCCACCCATCTATGACGTTCATAAGCAGTTATTGGAAGCACTACGTTGCAGTGCCGCTAATTGGACAGAAGATATTagtattggaaaaatatttttaaaatatgaaccAGATTTAGTTAAAGCATATCCCCCATATGtcaatttctttgaaaatacaaaacaaaTGTTGGAAGAATGTGATCAAAATAAACCACGATTTCATgcctttttgaaaaattgtcagACAATACCAGAATGTGGTAGACAAAGCTTAAAAGAGCTGTTAATTAAACCAATACAAAGATTACccagtattaatttattattaagcg atattcTTAAGCGTACTGACAAAAGTAATCCGGACTATAGTGCTCTGGAAGCTTCCATTAGCTGTATTAAGAAAGTTATGACGTACATAAacgaagataaaagaaaaacagaacGCCAGTTAGcaatgtttgatatttttaatgagattGATAATTGCCCACCACATTTAGTTTCTTCACATAGATCATTTATTAGTAAATGTGACGTAATGGAAGTTACAGAAGGTCTTAGTGGACGGGGTGATCATTTGGTACTGTTTCTATTTACTGATACTCTCGAAATATGTAAGAAAAGATCAAAAGCTTTTAACTCGTTAAAAAGTCCTAATACTATAAATGGTTTGCaatcgaataaattaaatcaaggaAAGCCATATAAACATATCAAAATGTTATCACTCAGTGCTATACGAAAAGTTGTGGACATAAGAGAAACTGaag GATATCACAAACTATTTGCACTTGTAGTACGTGGTACTCAGGAACTAAAGGAAAAGttgttttcatttataattactgacgaagaaataaataaagcaaattatttacaGACTTTGTGTAGACAGATGGCTCTTGCCGTTCGTGTAGCTGATGCT gatACGTTACTTATCAGATATGATTCGCATCAACTTGAAGTTGGTACTGGTGATGTAGCATCaggaactttaaaaaaaacaattaa GAgtctatttcataatttttacctGGAGTATATGGACCCGTATGTGTTCCTATTCAATAGCATGTGTGAAACCACGTTACATGTCCCACTACC GTTTGCATCTCGTACAAGAGCGCGAGTCGGCCGAGCgtttagttttaataaaacgcCAAGCAAATTAAATAGAGCGATGTCTACAATTATGTCGCCATTTGGATCAACACAGAGTCTTCCTCCGACAAATCAACAAATAGCTCAGATGCGGCTAGGTAGCTGCAATAATATCAGC GAATTGGATAATGGTGGTTCAAGCTCTCCAAATAAAGATGATGTTTTAGTAGCACCAATGTCGGATCAACCGACTCGAAAAGCTCTCAGTATGGCTTCACTGCGAAGGTTGTAA
- the LOC126856435 gene encoding protein ECT2 isoform X2, with product MEEPSIHGSIGDINSAETTKNYVIPRKKRICLVGAACNDPALNAAAQQFKVPVLKSETGTEYVEDTTYYTYFVFKQFEGPEYHTLCKTPHRILGSTALLQLAEKKEFLPSIKRPMFTQAMIGTVVVFSGFRAREDELRKLANMVLIMGGSIRKEMGIKVTHLIANHCSGDKYRYADTFGLPIMSVEWVIALWNAKDDISSYADNEELIATYKLKPFYGAKVCFSGFPEEEKKHMCEVLEQQGGESTEINDPKCTHVVIDVPGSFYQKFNIAKLNLKNSSNHNPSSLKYFKPISSSLYNPNLNAVCDTIKTSNYNYNNISINIDNANFVKSQDNCSSSKNIASDMHTHNIEHNIWNDLISSNVSQGSAISMDDQCSNLQSSNIKSGNIYNSLELNDSGVDITKSSNLSATFSISNKCSIPATSTMMSNKNVKFNISEDSLFNDEYSLCENMMSNLPAKSNDLKLSTSYEKNNKHIVCTSPISNNALSLKYLKNIHYIQNNTSRVKIIPKRYIKWKKTTSCTSVHKMATYEKFKFMKTHSYPNILNSQEQCNDTFLYNTLDEKNEHLSKSHTSIFSKISHFNFCPTFFDNEQDTFANSYYSPPEKNLFKKKYTSLSKSFPIPTKISNTKHNSRNTFNFNGKSCGIQSASHDIKTKCTDLKTQKDKAFVVVDESNVNVLPNLVSVSAFIVKTGWFWTSVQNEAAADEKEYLFEHYLETVLSPTTSSRRNSQQIVASNVTLPKHPYWLGGPLSNILQNGADSPASVSGSFLDCTASPDKQLDGIPEIETVDTENLQKVRENLSKRHQVFLELVETEANYVGILNTIMTLFKLPLENLIGKSGKELLNSTEVKIIFGNFPPIYDVHKQLLEALRCSAANWTEDISIGKIFLKYEPDLVKAYPPYVNFFENTKQMLEECDQNKPRFHAFLKNCQTIPECGRQSLKELLIKPIQRLPSINLLLSDILKRTDKSNPDYSALEASISCIKKVMTYINEDKRKTERQLAMFDIFNEIDNCPPHLVSSHRSFISKCDVMEVTEGLSGRGDHLVLFLFTDTLEICKKRSKAFNSLKSPNTINGLQSNKLNQGKPYKHIKMLSLSAIRKVVDIRETEGYHKLFALVVRGTQELKEKLFSFIITDEEINKANYLQTLCRQMALAVRVADADTLLIRYDSHQLEVGTGDVASGTLKKTIKFASRTRARVGRAFSFNKTPSKLNRAMSTIMSPFGSTQSLPPTNQQIAQMRLGSCNNISELDNGGSSSPNKDDVLVAPMSDQPTRKALSMASLRRL from the exons ATGGAAGAGCCAAGCATTCACGGCAGTATCGGCGATATAAATAGTGCGGAGACAACCAAAA ACTATGTAATACCACGTAAGAAGAGAATATGTTTAGTTGGTGCGGCTTGCAATGATCCTGCACTTAATGCTGCTGCTCAGCAGTTTAAAGTCCCTGTACTTAAGTCTGAAACTGGCACAGAATATGTCGAAGACACTACCTACTATACTTACTTTGTATTCAAACAATTCGAAGGACCTGAATATCATACTTTATGCAAAACTCCTCATAG aatactgGGATCAACAGCTTTGTTGCAATTggcagagaaaaaagaatttttgccTAGTATTAAAAGACCAATGTTCACTCAAGCTATGATAGGTACAGTAGTGGTGTTTAGCGGCTTTCGAGCCAGAGAAGATGAACTG CGCAAGTTAGCTAATATGGTTCTAATTATGGGAGGTAGCATTCGAAAAGAAATGGGCATTAAAGTAACGCATCTTATTGCAAACCATTGCAGCGGAGACAAGTATAGATACGCTGACACATTTGGATTGCCTATTATGTCAGTAGAATGGGTAATAGCATTATGGAATGCCAAAGATGATATCTCCAGTTACGCGGACAATGAGGAACTA ATTGCAACTTATAAATTGAAGCCATTTTATGGGGCAAAAGTATGTTTCTCTGGTTTTcccgaagaagaaaaaaaacatatgtgtGAAGTTCTGGAGCAGCAGGGTGGCGAATCTACCGAGATTAATGATCCGAAATGTACTCATGTT GTGATAGATGTACCTGgctctttctatcagaaatttaacattgcaaagttaaatcttaaaaattcatCGAATCATAATCCATCCTCCTTAAAGTACTTTAAACCAATTTCCTCTTCTCTTTATAATCCTAATTTAAACGCGGTTTGTGATACAATAAAAactagtaattataattacaataatatatcaatcaatattgacaatgcaaattttgtaaaaagtcAGGATAACTGTtcttcatcaaaaaatattgcatctgATATGCACACACATAACATAGAACATAATATATGGAATGATCTCATTTCTAGTAATGTCAGTCAAGGTTCTGCTATTAGTATGGATGATCAGTGTTCTAATCTACAAAgctcaaatattaaatctggcaatatatataattccctTGAGCTAAATGATTCTGGTGTAGACATAACAAAATCATCTAATTTATCTGCTACATTTTCTATATCGAATAAATGTTCCATTCCAGCAACATCAACAATGATgagcaataaaaatgttaaattcaatatttctgaagattctttatttaatgatgAATATTCTCTATGTGAAAACATGATGTCAAATCTTCCAGCAAAatcaaatgatttaaaattatctacatcttatgaaaagaataataaacacATAGTTTGTACATCACCAATAAGTAACAATGCattatctttgaaatatcttAAGAATATTCattacatacaaaataatacttcaagagttaaaataattcctaaacgatatataaaatggaaaaaaactaCTTCTTGCACATCTGTTCATAAAATGGCgacatatgaaaaatttaaatttatgaaaacacACTCGTATCCAAACATATTGAATTCGCAAGAACAGTGTAATGATACgtttttgtataatacattagatgaaaaaaatgaacattTGTCTAAATCACAcacatcaattttttcaaaaattagtcattttaatttttgtccaacattttttgataatgaaCAAGACACTTTTGCCAATTCATATTATTCTCCTCCTGAAAAAAAcctctttaaaaagaaatatacatccTTATCTAAATCTTTTCCAATACCTACAAAGATTTCAAACACTAAACATAATTCAAGAAATACTTTTAACTTTAATGGAAAAAGTTGCGGTATACAGTCTGCATCACACGACATAAAAACCAAATGTACAGATTTGAAGACTCAGAAGGATAAAGCATTCGTG gtTGTAGATGAGTCTAATGTAAATGTACTACCAAATCTGGTCTCAGTATCAGCTTTTATAGTTAAAACTGGATGGTTTTGGACATCTGTACAAAATGAGGCAGCAGCAGAtgagaaagaatatttatttgaacat TATCTAGAAACAGTTTTGTCTCCTACCACATCTAGTAGACGAAATAGTCAACAGATTGTGGCATCAAATGTAACATTACCAAAACATCCTTATTGGTTGGGTGGTccattatctaatatattacaaaatggaGCGGACTCACCAGCCAGTGTTAGCGGAAGTTTTCTCGACTGCACAGCGAGTCCAGATAAACAATTGGATG gTATTCCAGAGATAGAAACTGTTGATAcagaaaatttacagaaagttAGAGAAAATTTGTCCAAGCGCCATCAAGTATTTCTTGAGTTAGTGGAGACTGAAGCCAATTATGTTGGTATTCTCAACACAATTATGACG CTATTCAAATTACCATTGGAAAATCTTATAGGGAAAAGTGGAAAAGAATTGTTAAATAGCACAGaagtaaagattatatttggtAATTTTCCACCCATCTATGACGTTCATAAGCAGTTATTGGAAGCACTACGTTGCAGTGCCGCTAATTGGACAGAAGATATTagtattggaaaaatatttttaaaatatgaaccAGATTTAGTTAAAGCATATCCCCCATATGtcaatttctttgaaaatacaaaacaaaTGTTGGAAGAATGTGATCAAAATAAACCACGATTTCATgcctttttgaaaaattgtcagACAATACCAGAATGTGGTAGACAAAGCTTAAAAGAGCTGTTAATTAAACCAATACAAAGATTACccagtattaatttattattaagcg atattcTTAAGCGTACTGACAAAAGTAATCCGGACTATAGTGCTCTGGAAGCTTCCATTAGCTGTATTAAGAAAGTTATGACGTACATAAacgaagataaaagaaaaacagaacGCCAGTTAGcaatgtttgatatttttaatgagattGATAATTGCCCACCACATTTAGTTTCTTCACATAGATCATTTATTAGTAAATGTGACGTAATGGAAGTTACAGAAGGTCTTAGTGGACGGGGTGATCATTTGGTACTGTTTCTATTTACTGATACTCTCGAAATATGTAAGAAAAGATCAAAAGCTTTTAACTCGTTAAAAAGTCCTAATACTATAAATGGTTTGCaatcgaataaattaaatcaaggaAAGCCATATAAACATATCAAAATGTTATCACTCAGTGCTATACGAAAAGTTGTGGACATAAGAGAAACTGaag GATATCACAAACTATTTGCACTTGTAGTACGTGGTACTCAGGAACTAAAGGAAAAGttgttttcatttataattactgacgaagaaataaataaagcaaattatttacaGACTTTGTGTAGACAGATGGCTCTTGCCGTTCGTGTAGCTGATGCT gatACGTTACTTATCAGATATGATTCGCATCAACTTGAAGTTGGTACTGGTGATGTAGCATCaggaactttaaaaaaaacaattaa GTTTGCATCTCGTACAAGAGCGCGAGTCGGCCGAGCgtttagttttaataaaacgcCAAGCAAATTAAATAGAGCGATGTCTACAATTATGTCGCCATTTGGATCAACACAGAGTCTTCCTCCGACAAATCAACAAATAGCTCAGATGCGGCTAGGTAGCTGCAATAATATCAGC GAATTGGATAATGGTGGTTCAAGCTCTCCAAATAAAGATGATGTTTTAGTAGCACCAATGTCGGATCAACCGACTCGAAAAGCTCTCAGTATGGCTTCACTGCGAAGGTTGTAA
- the LOC126856435 gene encoding protein ECT2 isoform X1: MEEPSIHGSIGDINSAETTKNYVIPRKKRICLVGAACNDPALNAAAQQFKVPVLKSETGTEYVEDTTYYTYFVFKQFEGPEYHTLCKTPHRILGSTALLQLAEKKEFLPSIKRPMFTQAMIGTVVVFSGFRAREDELRKLANMVLIMGGSIRKEMGIKVTHLIANHCSGDKYRYADTFGLPIMSVEWVIALWNAKDDISSYADNEELIATYKLKPFYGAKVCFSGFPEEEKKHMCEVLEQQGGESTEINDPKCTHVVIDVPGSFYQKFNIAKLNLKNSSNHNPSSLKYFKPISSSLYNPNLNAVCDTIKTSNYNYNNISINIDNANFVKSQDNCSSSKNIASDMHTHNIEHNIWNDLISSNVSQGSAISMDDQCSNLQSSNIKSGNIYNSLELNDSGVDITKSSNLSATFSISNKCSIPATSTMMSNKNVKFNISEDSLFNDEYSLCENMMSNLPAKSNDLKLSTSYEKNNKHIVCTSPISNNALSLKYLKNIHYIQNNTSRVKIIPKRYIKWKKTTSCTSVHKMATYEKFKFMKTHSYPNILNSQEQCNDTFLYNTLDEKNEHLSKSHTSIFSKISHFNFCPTFFDNEQDTFANSYYSPPEKNLFKKKYTSLSKSFPIPTKISNTKHNSRNTFNFNGKSCGIQSASHDIKTKCTDLKTQKDKAFVVVDESNVNVLPNLVSVSAFIVKTGWFWTSVQNEAAADEKEYLFEHYLETVLSPTTSSRRNSQQIVASNVTLPKHPYWLGGPLSNILQNGADSPASVSGSFLDCTASPDKQLDGIPEIETVDTENLQKVRENLSKRHQVFLELVETEANYVGILNTIMTLFKLPLENLIGKSGKELLNSTEVKIIFGNFPPIYDVHKQLLEALRCSAANWTEDISIGKIFLKYEPDLVKAYPPYVNFFENTKQMLEECDQNKPRFHAFLKNCQTIPECGRQSLKELLIKPIQRLPSINLLLSDILKRTDKSNPDYSALEASISCIKKVMTYINEDKRKTERQLAMFDIFNEIDNCPPHLVSSHRSFISKCDVMEVTEGLSGRGDHLVLFLFTDTLEICKKRSKAFNSLKSPNTINGLQSNKLNQGKPYKHIKMLSLSAIRKVVDIRETEGYHKLFALVVRGTQELKEKLFSFIITDEEINKANYLQTLCRQMALAVRVADADTLLIRYDSHQLEVGTGDVASGTLKKTIKSLFHNFYLEYMDPYVFLFNSMCETTLHVPLPFASRTRARVGRAFSFNKTPSKLNRAMSTIMSPFGSTQSLPPTNQQIAQMRLGSCNNISELDNGGSSSPNKDDVLVAPMSDQPTRKALSMASLRRL; the protein is encoded by the exons ATGGAAGAGCCAAGCATTCACGGCAGTATCGGCGATATAAATAGTGCGGAGACAACCAAAA ACTATGTAATACCACGTAAGAAGAGAATATGTTTAGTTGGTGCGGCTTGCAATGATCCTGCACTTAATGCTGCTGCTCAGCAGTTTAAAGTCCCTGTACTTAAGTCTGAAACTGGCACAGAATATGTCGAAGACACTACCTACTATACTTACTTTGTATTCAAACAATTCGAAGGACCTGAATATCATACTTTATGCAAAACTCCTCATAG aatactgGGATCAACAGCTTTGTTGCAATTggcagagaaaaaagaatttttgccTAGTATTAAAAGACCAATGTTCACTCAAGCTATGATAGGTACAGTAGTGGTGTTTAGCGGCTTTCGAGCCAGAGAAGATGAACTG CGCAAGTTAGCTAATATGGTTCTAATTATGGGAGGTAGCATTCGAAAAGAAATGGGCATTAAAGTAACGCATCTTATTGCAAACCATTGCAGCGGAGACAAGTATAGATACGCTGACACATTTGGATTGCCTATTATGTCAGTAGAATGGGTAATAGCATTATGGAATGCCAAAGATGATATCTCCAGTTACGCGGACAATGAGGAACTA ATTGCAACTTATAAATTGAAGCCATTTTATGGGGCAAAAGTATGTTTCTCTGGTTTTcccgaagaagaaaaaaaacatatgtgtGAAGTTCTGGAGCAGCAGGGTGGCGAATCTACCGAGATTAATGATCCGAAATGTACTCATGTT GTGATAGATGTACCTGgctctttctatcagaaatttaacattgcaaagttaaatcttaaaaattcatCGAATCATAATCCATCCTCCTTAAAGTACTTTAAACCAATTTCCTCTTCTCTTTATAATCCTAATTTAAACGCGGTTTGTGATACAATAAAAactagtaattataattacaataatatatcaatcaatattgacaatgcaaattttgtaaaaagtcAGGATAACTGTtcttcatcaaaaaatattgcatctgATATGCACACACATAACATAGAACATAATATATGGAATGATCTCATTTCTAGTAATGTCAGTCAAGGTTCTGCTATTAGTATGGATGATCAGTGTTCTAATCTACAAAgctcaaatattaaatctggcaatatatataattccctTGAGCTAAATGATTCTGGTGTAGACATAACAAAATCATCTAATTTATCTGCTACATTTTCTATATCGAATAAATGTTCCATTCCAGCAACATCAACAATGATgagcaataaaaatgttaaattcaatatttctgaagattctttatttaatgatgAATATTCTCTATGTGAAAACATGATGTCAAATCTTCCAGCAAAatcaaatgatttaaaattatctacatcttatgaaaagaataataaacacATAGTTTGTACATCACCAATAAGTAACAATGCattatctttgaaatatcttAAGAATATTCattacatacaaaataatacttcaagagttaaaataattcctaaacgatatataaaatggaaaaaaactaCTTCTTGCACATCTGTTCATAAAATGGCgacatatgaaaaatttaaatttatgaaaacacACTCGTATCCAAACATATTGAATTCGCAAGAACAGTGTAATGATACgtttttgtataatacattagatgaaaaaaatgaacattTGTCTAAATCACAcacatcaattttttcaaaaattagtcattttaatttttgtccaacattttttgataatgaaCAAGACACTTTTGCCAATTCATATTATTCTCCTCCTGAAAAAAAcctctttaaaaagaaatatacatccTTATCTAAATCTTTTCCAATACCTACAAAGATTTCAAACACTAAACATAATTCAAGAAATACTTTTAACTTTAATGGAAAAAGTTGCGGTATACAGTCTGCATCACACGACATAAAAACCAAATGTACAGATTTGAAGACTCAGAAGGATAAAGCATTCGTG gtTGTAGATGAGTCTAATGTAAATGTACTACCAAATCTGGTCTCAGTATCAGCTTTTATAGTTAAAACTGGATGGTTTTGGACATCTGTACAAAATGAGGCAGCAGCAGAtgagaaagaatatttatttgaacat TATCTAGAAACAGTTTTGTCTCCTACCACATCTAGTAGACGAAATAGTCAACAGATTGTGGCATCAAATGTAACATTACCAAAACATCCTTATTGGTTGGGTGGTccattatctaatatattacaaaatggaGCGGACTCACCAGCCAGTGTTAGCGGAAGTTTTCTCGACTGCACAGCGAGTCCAGATAAACAATTGGATG gTATTCCAGAGATAGAAACTGTTGATAcagaaaatttacagaaagttAGAGAAAATTTGTCCAAGCGCCATCAAGTATTTCTTGAGTTAGTGGAGACTGAAGCCAATTATGTTGGTATTCTCAACACAATTATGACG CTATTCAAATTACCATTGGAAAATCTTATAGGGAAAAGTGGAAAAGAATTGTTAAATAGCACAGaagtaaagattatatttggtAATTTTCCACCCATCTATGACGTTCATAAGCAGTTATTGGAAGCACTACGTTGCAGTGCCGCTAATTGGACAGAAGATATTagtattggaaaaatatttttaaaatatgaaccAGATTTAGTTAAAGCATATCCCCCATATGtcaatttctttgaaaatacaaaacaaaTGTTGGAAGAATGTGATCAAAATAAACCACGATTTCATgcctttttgaaaaattgtcagACAATACCAGAATGTGGTAGACAAAGCTTAAAAGAGCTGTTAATTAAACCAATACAAAGATTACccagtattaatttattattaagcg atattcTTAAGCGTACTGACAAAAGTAATCCGGACTATAGTGCTCTGGAAGCTTCCATTAGCTGTATTAAGAAAGTTATGACGTACATAAacgaagataaaagaaaaacagaacGCCAGTTAGcaatgtttgatatttttaatgagattGATAATTGCCCACCACATTTAGTTTCTTCACATAGATCATTTATTAGTAAATGTGACGTAATGGAAGTTACAGAAGGTCTTAGTGGACGGGGTGATCATTTGGTACTGTTTCTATTTACTGATACTCTCGAAATATGTAAGAAAAGATCAAAAGCTTTTAACTCGTTAAAAAGTCCTAATACTATAAATGGTTTGCaatcgaataaattaaatcaaggaAAGCCATATAAACATATCAAAATGTTATCACTCAGTGCTATACGAAAAGTTGTGGACATAAGAGAAACTGaag GATATCACAAACTATTTGCACTTGTAGTACGTGGTACTCAGGAACTAAAGGAAAAGttgttttcatttataattactgacgaagaaataaataaagcaaattatttacaGACTTTGTGTAGACAGATGGCTCTTGCCGTTCGTGTAGCTGATGCT gatACGTTACTTATCAGATATGATTCGCATCAACTTGAAGTTGGTACTGGTGATGTAGCATCaggaactttaaaaaaaacaattaa GAgtctatttcataatttttacctGGAGTATATGGACCCGTATGTGTTCCTATTCAATAGCATGTGTGAAACCACGTTACATGTCCCACTACC GTTTGCATCTCGTACAAGAGCGCGAGTCGGCCGAGCgtttagttttaataaaacgcCAAGCAAATTAAATAGAGCGATGTCTACAATTATGTCGCCATTTGGATCAACACAGAGTCTTCCTCCGACAAATCAACAAATAGCTCAGATGCGGCTAGGTAGCTGCAATAATATCAGC GAATTGGATAATGGTGGTTCAAGCTCTCCAAATAAAGATGATGTTTTAGTAGCACCAATGTCGGATCAACCGACTCGAAAAGCTCTCAGTATGGCTTCACTGCGAAGGTTGTAA